Proteins encoded by one window of Rutidosis leptorrhynchoides isolate AG116_Rl617_1_P2 chromosome 7, CSIRO_AGI_Rlap_v1, whole genome shotgun sequence:
- the LOC139860497 gene encoding coronatine-insensitive protein 1-like produces MEEINHPPNIYTVLDCLIPFINDRKTFSLVCRKSYDADCTTRKHVTVLTRYATSLSRLCQRFPFLQSLTLDGARYLDYNVINFVTPWVQQITTCLYLLNSIYFKDLSLKDSDLELLAQTRGKQLQIIEIFSCKGFSTLGLFHVGKYCNSLRDLCVVNNEIDESGEKWLRKLGSGNSGIEKLTIHGVKYDMEDLVFVAKNCGRHLVSVNVEEKYDFVDLVGFFGYAVNVVEFGGGVFSDDHQDEYNSFKFPDSLKRLSVKITSNHDVKLVVPFAHLLAELDCRNSYLDGAEVCELIKRSRNLKVLHTTNAIGDQGLRDISIYCKNLCKLFVNPNSVKGGEVSHDALIHIAEQCVELECLHVHVDSMTDEVMRYIGKNMRKLKDFSMFVSTKSLLLDDGVRSLLICCDKLEKLDIHFGCDGGLTDKGLGFIGKYGCNLRYLSLGNVGVSSAGLVELSKGCPKIEYFLVTKLSRFKGLDIFSSNVCIPQPCGKVIVMSKKFGMSQLVDFSEINDHLLCWKNSG; encoded by the coding sequence aTGGAAGAGATTAATCATCCTCCTAACATCTACACAGTTTTGGACTGCCTTATACCCTTCATAAACGATCGGAAAACTTTTTCTTTAGTCTGTCGTAAatcttatgatgcggattgtacGACGCGTAAGCATGTTACCGTCCTTACTCGTTATGCAACGTCACTGTCACGTTTGTGTCAACGTTTTCCGTTTCTCCAATCACTAACCCTAGATGGAGCCCGCTATCTGGATTATAACGTCATCAATTTTGTCACTCCATGGGTTCAACAAATCACTACTTGTTTATATCTCTTGAATTCCATTTATTTCAAAGATTTGTCTCTAAAGGATTCTGATCTCGAGTTATTGGCTCAAACACGTGGCAAACAACTGCAGATAATCGAAATATTCTCGTGTAAAGGTTTTTCCACGTTAGGGTTATTTCATGTAGGAAAGTATTGTAATAGTTTGAGGGATTTGTGCGTGGTTAATAACGAGATTGATGAGAGTGGTGAAAAGTGGTTACGCAAATTGGGTTCGGGTAACTCGGGAATTGAAAAGTTAACTATTCATGGTGTTAAGTATGATATGGAAGATCTTGTATTTGTCGCAAAAAATTGCGGTCGACACTTGGTTTCGGTTAATGTAGAGGAAAAGTATGATTTTGTTGATCTTGTGGGATTTTTTGGTTACGCAGTTAATGTAGTAGAATTCGGTGGTGGTGTATTTAGTGATGATCATCAGGATGAATATAATAGTTTTAAATTTCCCGATAGTTTGAAGCGTTTGTCGGTAAAAATCACAAGTAATCATGATGTAAAACTTGTTGTTCCGTTTGCACATTTGCTAGCAGAATTGGATTGTAGAAATTCGTATCTTGATGGAGCCGAAGTTTGTGAGTTGATTAAGAGGAGTCGTAACTTGAAAGTACTACATACGACAAATGCCATCGGGGATCAAGGATTGAGAGACATTAGTATTTATTGCAAGAATTTGTGCAAACTTTTTGTTAATCCGAATTCAGTTAAGGGAGGTGAGGTGTCACATGACGCGCTTATTCATATTGCGGAACAATGCGTTGAGTTAGAATGCTTACATGTTCATGTCGATAGTATGACGGATGAAGTTATGAGATATATTGGTAAGAATATGAGAAAGCTTAAGGATTTCAGTATGTTTGTGTCAACGAAAAGTTTACTACTAGACGATGGGGTCCGCTCTTTGTTAATTTGTTGCGATAAACTTGAAAAGTTGGATATACATTTTGGTTGTGATGGTGGGTTGACGGATAAGGGTTTGGGGTTTATTGGTAAGTATGGTTGTAATTTGAGGTATCTTTCACTTGGAAATGTAGGAGTATCAAGTGCAGGACTTGTGGAGTTGTCAAAGGGGTGCCCAAAAATAGAATATTTTTTGGTAACTAAACTTAGTCGTTTTAAAGGGCTTGACAtctttagtagtaatgtatgtatACCTCAACCTTGTGGAAAAGTTATCGTAATGTCGAAGAAGTTTGGCATGTCACAGTTGGTGGATTTTTCGGAAATTAATGACCACCTTCTTTGTTGGAAAAACTCTGGTTAG
- the LOC139858278 gene encoding uncharacterized protein: MSAGKEKVHKMKLRKEYRNVWHTDLSSTMAADTPYCCFAFFCGPCASYKLRKRALYGDMSRYTCCGGYMPCSGKCRERKCPKFCLCTEVFCCFGNSVASTRFMLQDEFNIQTTKCDNCIIGCMVCLNQVACIFSIIACIIGSDELNDASQMLNCLADLVFCT, translated from the exons ATGTCAGCCGGCAAGGAAAAGGTTCACAAAATGAAGCTCCGGAAAGAGTACCGGAACGTATGGCATACGGATCTCTCAAGCACCATGGCTGCAGATACACctt ATTGCTGCTTTGCATTCTTCTG TGGACCATGTGCATCATACAAGCTGCGTAAGCGAGCTCTCTATGGTGATATGTCAAG GTATACTTGTTGTGGAGGATATATGCCTTGTAGTGGAAAGTGTCGCGAACGTAAATGTCCTAAGTTTTGTCTTTGCACAGAG GTATTCTGTTGCTTTGGAAATTCTGTTGCCAGCACTCGTTTTATGTTGCAAGACGAGTTTAACATACAAACAACAAAATGCGATAATTGTATCATT GGTTGCATGGTTTGCTTGAACCAAGTTGCGTGTATATTCTCTATTATCGCTTGCATTATTGGAAGTGATGAACTCAATGATGCATCTCAGATGCTTAATTGCTTAGCTGATCTGGTTTTCTGCACGTAA
- the LOC139858104 gene encoding uncharacterized protein, whose protein sequence is MSRMIALGFEGSANKIGVGVVTLDGTILSNPRHTYITPPGHGFLPRETAHHHLEHILPLIKEALETAQITLKDVNCLCYTKGPGMGAPLQVAAIVVRVLSQLWKIPIVGVNHCVAHIEMGRVVTGADDPVVLYVSGGNTQVIAYSEGRYRIFGETIDIAIGNCLDRFARVLMLSNDPSPGYNIEQLAKKGEQFIDLPYVVKGMDVSFSGILSYIEAEAEQKLKNNECTPADLCYSLQETLFAMLVEITERAMAHCDKKDVLIVGGVGCNERLQDMMRVMCGERGGKLFATDDRYCIDNGAMIAYTGLLEYAHGNTTPFEETTFTQRFRTDEVWAVWRDSNKGSSNITDPITHNAHEKKVALVH, encoded by the exons ATGAGCCGAATGATTGCATTGGGATTTGAAGGTTCAGCCAACAAGATTGGTGTTGGAGTAGTGACCCTTGACGGGACAATCTTATCGAACCCACGTCACACTTACATAACCCCACCTGGTCACGGTTTTCTTCCTCGTGAAACTGCACACCATCATCTCGAACACATCCTTCCGTTAATAAAAGAAGCACTTGAAACTGCACAAATTACATTGAAAGATGTTAATTGTCTTTGTTACACGAAAGGTCCGGGTATGGGTGCACCGTTGCAGGTTGCTGCCATTGTTGTACGGGTTCTTTCACAACTATGGAAGATTCCTATTGTTGGTGTGAATCATTGTGTTGCTCATATTGAAATGGGTCGGGTTGTTACTGGGGCCGATGATCCTGTTGTTCTTTATGTTAGTGGGGGAAATACACAG gtcATTGCATACAGTGAGGGCAGATACCGAATATTTGGGGAGACGATTGATATAGCTATAGGTAATTGCTTGGATCGGTTTGCCAGAGTTTTGATGTTGTCAAATGATCCGAGTCCTGGGTACAACATCGAGCAG CTTGCAAAAAAAGGAGAACAATTTATAGATCTCCCTTACGTTGTAAAAGGAATGGATGTGTCATTTAGTGGAATATTGAGTTACATTGAAGCTGAGGCTGAACAAAAACTTAAAAATAATGAGTGCACCCCTGCTGATTTATGCTATTCGTTACAG GAGACGCTATTTGCCATGCTCGTTGAGATTACAGAACGAGCGATGGCTCATTGTGACAAAAAAGATGTTCTTATCGTTGGGGGTGTGGGCTGCAATGAAAGATTACAAGATATGATGAGAGTTATGTGCGGTGAAAGGGGTGGAAAATTGTTCGCAACTGACGATCGGTATTGCATCGACAATGGGGCAATGATTGCGTATACCGGACTACTTGAATACGCTCACGGGAATACGACTCCGTTTGAAGAAACAACGTTTACACAGAGGTTTAGAACTGATGAAGTATGGGCGGTATGGCGAGATAGTAATAAAGGTTCATCAAACATTACTGACCCGATAACACATAATGCACATGAAAAAAAAGTAGCATTGGTTCATTAA